The stretch of DNA CGGCTGCTCCCGATCGAATCGGCCCGGGCGTGGTACCTGCGTGCCGAGGCCCGGTTCGTCGACGCACGCGGGCTGAGACAGTACACGCGCTCACACCTCTACGGCAGCGTGCTCTCGCCGGCGCAGCAGGGCTCGACCGGCGGCGGCATCGACGGCTGGCCGACCGACGCGCGCATCGTCGCCTACTGTGGCTGCCCGCACCACCTCTCCTCGCTCCGGGCCGCCGGGCTCCAGAAGGCCGGTTACGAGGACGTGTACGTCATCGACGAGGGGTTCCGCGAGTGGTCAGATCATGGCTACCCGATGGCCGGCACGGCGTTCGGCGAGAGTGACGACGCGGCGCTCTCTGAGTGGCGGATCGACGGCGAGGTCGCCGCGGAGTACGCGGGTGAGTACGCTTGGGCGTCGGTCGATCGACAGTACGAGGCCGCCCCGATCGGCGACGACGGCCGCTTCTCGATCCACCTGCGCTTCGCCGGCGTCGACGCCGACACCGAGGTTCGGGTCTCGACGCCGGCGTTCACCCGCACGCGACCGCTGGGCGAGCTCGCGGAGAGCACGGTCCGCTGACGCCGCCGGTCTCGTACCGGGCGTCCGGTAACACTGATGTCACCGACTTACCTCAGGGTCAAGAACTGCTTAAGGGTCGCGCGCGCATACGGGCATCCGTGCGCGAGAATATTGTTCGATCTATCGGTACCGACGCCCCGCCGGCGCGCGGGCGCCCGGCGACAACCACCCGCAGCGTGGGGCGACAGTGAGCGACGTCGCCACCGAGGCCGAGATGGCCGACCTGCCCCCCAGCGCGAAGCTGGTCCACCTCGTCCTCCAAGAGAACGACCGCATGACCCAGAGCCAGGTCACCGAGGAGACCCAGCTCGCCGGCCGCACCGTGCGCGACGCGCTCGGCCGCCTCGAGGACGCCGGGCTGGTGACCGAGGAGATCTGCTTGAAGGACGCCCGCAAGCGAGTGTACACCGCGAACAGCCCCGAGTCCGGCGAGGTCGACCACGCCGAATCCGACGCCCCCGAAGGCGCCGCGACGGGCGACTAGCGACGCATTCTGCCAGTCGACGCTGGATCGCCCCCGGTTGCTGAAAGCGTTCTGTCCACTCGGGGAACCGACCGACGGCACCGTGACTGGCGAGTCCGTTCTCGATGGCGTGGAGAGCGTTGCCGGACGACGGCCAGCGCTGTTCGAGTTAGTCGGCGTCAGTCCTGCTCGCGTTCGTCGAGAATCCGCTCGACGATCTCGTCGGCGTGCTCGGCCAGCACGCGGACGGCAGCGTCGTGGAACTCGCGGCCGGTCACGTCGCGGATCCCGTGTTCCCGGCGGAGCAGGCTCTCCACCTCGAACTCGGCGTCCTCGAGCAGTTCCAGCGTCTCCGGCCGGACGTAGATGCTCTTTGCGGTGGTCACGTCGAACTCAAAGGCAGGTCCAGCGCCGGACTCCTCGGCGTCGTCAGCGTCCGCCGGCTCCTCGGGCTCGGCGTCGGTCTCCTCGTCGGCATCGGAGAGACCGGCGAAGCGGTTGTCGTCAGGCATTCTCCTCCACGGTCTCGGCGAGTTTGTCGAGTCTGTCGAGCATGTCGTTGTCGGGGTCGTACTCCCGGAGCGTCTGGCCGTCGCGCCACGCGCGGCTGAACGCGATGCGGTGGCGGATCCCCGGCCCCGGGGAGTCGGGGTCGTCGAACTCGGCGGACCGGCAGAACTCGGGCAGGTGCTCCGCGAACGGCGAGTTCTCTAGGTCCTCGATGATGCGTCGCTCCTCGTTGTTGCCCGTGAGATCGTTCGGGACGATCGCGAGCAGCTCCAGATCCACCTCGTTGCGGATGGGGACGATCTGCTGGTCCCACATACGCTCGAAGCCGCTGACGCTGGGTTCGCTCATCAGCAGCGGGACGATCACGTTGCCGGCGCCGATCAGCGCGGCATCGGACAGCGGCCCCAAGCTCGGCGGCGAGTCGACGACGACGTAGTCGTACGTCTCCTCGAGCAGCGGTTCGACGATCCGGCGGCGCACCCAGAGCATCCCGAACGTGGAGTTCCGAACGCGGTCGGCGATCTCGTCGAGGTCGACGTGGGCGGGGAACACGTCGAACCCATCCCGCTCGACGACCACCTCGCTCGCGTCGACGGGATCGTCGTCGGTCAGCACGTCGCCGACGTGGGGGCTCGCCCGCTCGTACTCCTCCTTGAGGCCGACGCCCTCCGTGGCGTTGCCCTGCTGATCGAGGTCGACCAGCAGCACGTCGTGGCCACGGACCGCGAGCGCGTCCGCGAGATTGATCGCGACGGTGGTCTTTCCCACACCCCCCTTCTGAAGCGAGACGGCCACGGCGCCACCCATCAGGCTGCCACCCCGCGATCCGACCCGGGTGGACGGCTCTCGCGCTCGCCCGCCCGTGCGGTCGCTGCGTCCCGAATCATACGTTCGGGGATCCGCCGCGGAGTACTTAAGAGTTCTCACGATGCGTGAACCGCCGATACTCCGAGAGCAGTCTAGAATTCTCAAAATTTTCGAAAATTTCGAATAGTGTAAGTCGTTCCGCCATCACATCGTTCGTTTTCGCCCAATACCCACGATATCCCGGCGTTGTACCCCCGATACCGCGTGAATTCGCCCGTGAGCGGGATCGTGGCCGAACAGCCGCCAGCGGCCCCGAGACTGCGAAAAACCGCCGTGGCTTCGGTATCCTGTGATTTTTATCAACTCCGGTGCTCGCTCCGTCCAGACCCGAATGAACACGAGAAAGCTTGGAATGCTCGTCGTCGCAACGGTACTCACCCTCCCGTGGCTGGGCGGGTGGCTGAGCGGGGCGGCCGGCGGTCTGGCAGCCCTCCCGACCGTCGCCGTCGCCGGCGTCGGCATCCTCGGCGCCTCGTTCCTGCTGACGTGGGGCGCCGAGACCGCCGAGA from Halolamina sediminis encodes:
- a CDS encoding rhodanese-like domain-containing protein; the protein is MDRREFLATLGAASTVAVAGCSSDDAGETGGAPFEHPGSIDETMVANGDYPDDGDPTDGRPPAFPDPPESPGVDPDALETLTVNDEAVRLLPIESARAWYLRAEARFVDARGLRQYTRSHLYGSVLSPAQQGSTGGGIDGWPTDARIVAYCGCPHHLSSLRAAGLQKAGYEDVYVIDEGFREWSDHGYPMAGTAFGESDDAALSEWRIDGEVAAEYAGEYAWASVDRQYEAAPIGDDGRFSIHLRFAGVDADTEVRVSTPAFTRTRPLGELAESTVR
- a CDS encoding winged helix-turn-helix transcriptional regulator; translation: MADLPPSAKLVHLVLQENDRMTQSQVTEETQLAGRTVRDALGRLEDAGLVTEEICLKDARKRVYTANSPESGEVDHAESDAPEGAATGD
- a CDS encoding ParA family protein encodes the protein MGGAVAVSLQKGGVGKTTVAINLADALAVRGHDVLLVDLDQQGNATEGVGLKEEYERASPHVGDVLTDDDPVDASEVVVERDGFDVFPAHVDLDEIADRVRNSTFGMLWVRRRIVEPLLEETYDYVVVDSPPSLGPLSDAALIGAGNVIVPLLMSEPSVSGFERMWDQQIVPIRNEVDLELLAIVPNDLTGNNEERRIIEDLENSPFAEHLPEFCRSAEFDDPDSPGPGIRHRIAFSRAWRDGQTLREYDPDNDMLDRLDKLAETVEENA